One Mycolicibacterium crocinum DNA window includes the following coding sequences:
- a CDS encoding DUF5703 family protein, whose protein sequence is MSAAHRGGMPASWEVELSDDYEWIPLRLPPDVTRISASTRLSIEAEYRGWELTRVRLYTDGSRRVLLRRKKSRFNGQAADQPEL, encoded by the coding sequence ATGAGTGCAGCGCACCGCGGCGGAATGCCGGCGAGCTGGGAAGTCGAACTGTCCGACGACTACGAGTGGATCCCGCTACGGCTACCACCGGACGTGACCCGCATCAGCGCCTCCACCCGGCTGTCGATCGAAGCCGAGTACCGGGGCTGGGAACTGACCCGCGTTCGCCTCTACACCGACGGTAGCCGTCGAGTCCTCTTGCGGCGCAAGAAGTCTCGTTTCAACGGCCAGGCCGCCGACCAACCCGAGCTGTGA
- a CDS encoding M20/M25/M40 family metallo-hydrolase yields MPDIRARGRLEPVVGKGTVTQAVDEVVDLVSSLIRFDTSNTGELATTKGEAECALWVAEQLSAVGYATEYIESGAPGRGNVFARLPGADPSRGALLIHGHLDVVPAEPADWSVHPFSGAVADGYVWGRGAVDMKDMCGMMIAVARHFKRAGVVPPRDLVFAFVADEEHGGTYGAQWLIQNRPDLFEGITEAIGEVGGFSLTVPHKDGGERRLYLIETAEKGLSWMRLTARGRAGHGSMVHDDNAVTAVAEAVARLGRHQFPLVLSDSVEQFLTAVAEETGYSFDPASPDLEGTIAKLGGIARIVGATLRDTANPTMLKAGYKANVIPQTAEAVIDCRVLPGRKEAFEREIDELIGPDVTREWERDLPSYETTFDGDLVDAMNAALLAVDPEARTVPYMLSGGTDAKAFAKLGIRCFGFIPLRLPPELDFAALFHGVDERVPVDALHFGTQVLEHFLKNC; encoded by the coding sequence ATGCCCGACATCCGCGCCCGCGGCCGCCTCGAGCCAGTGGTAGGAAAGGGGACTGTGACACAAGCCGTCGACGAGGTGGTTGATCTCGTCAGTTCCCTGATCCGGTTCGACACCTCCAACACCGGCGAGTTGGCGACCACCAAGGGCGAGGCGGAGTGTGCCCTCTGGGTGGCCGAGCAGCTGTCCGCCGTCGGATATGCAACCGAGTACATCGAGTCCGGAGCGCCGGGCCGGGGCAATGTCTTCGCTCGCCTGCCCGGCGCGGACCCCAGCCGCGGCGCGCTGTTGATCCATGGTCACCTCGATGTGGTGCCCGCCGAGCCCGCCGACTGGAGCGTGCACCCGTTCTCCGGCGCTGTCGCCGACGGCTACGTGTGGGGCCGCGGTGCGGTCGACATGAAAGACATGTGCGGCATGATGATCGCGGTCGCCCGGCACTTCAAACGTGCCGGCGTCGTGCCGCCCCGCGATCTGGTGTTCGCGTTCGTCGCCGACGAGGAGCACGGCGGCACCTACGGCGCACAGTGGTTGATCCAGAACCGCCCCGACCTTTTCGAGGGCATCACCGAGGCGATCGGTGAGGTGGGCGGCTTCTCGCTCACCGTGCCGCACAAGGACGGCGGCGAACGCCGGCTCTATCTGATCGAGACCGCCGAAAAAGGGCTGTCCTGGATGCGGCTGACCGCGCGGGGCCGCGCCGGGCATGGCTCGATGGTGCACGACGACAACGCCGTCACCGCCGTCGCCGAGGCCGTCGCCCGCCTGGGCCGTCACCAATTCCCCTTGGTGCTCAGCGATTCCGTGGAGCAGTTCCTCACCGCCGTCGCCGAGGAGACCGGCTACAGCTTCGATCCCGCGTCGCCCGATCTGGAAGGCACGATCGCCAAGCTCGGCGGCATCGCCCGCATCGTCGGCGCGACACTGCGCGACACCGCCAACCCCACCATGCTCAAAGCCGGCTACAAAGCCAACGTGATCCCGCAGACCGCCGAAGCGGTCATCGACTGCCGGGTGCTACCCGGGCGCAAAGAGGCGTTCGAGCGGGAGATCGATGAGCTGATCGGTCCCGACGTCACCCGCGAATGGGAGCGCGACCTGCCGTCCTACGAGACGACGTTCGACGGCGACCTCGTCGACGCGATGAATGCCGCGCTACTGGCCGTCGATCCGGAAGCCCGGACCGTGCCGTACATGCTCTCTGGTGGAACGGACGCCAAAGCCTTTGCCAAGCTTGGTATCCGGTGCTTCGGATTCATCCCGCTACGCCTGCCGCCCGAACTGGACTTCGCGGCACTGTTCCACGGCGTCGACGAGCGGGTACCCGTGGACGCATTGCACTTCGGCACTCAGGTGCTCGAGCACTTCCTCAAGAACTGCTGA
- a CDS encoding sensor domain-containing protein, producing MTPRLPAIAALLCLSVSGCSAVTAGIAQPAERAPLTSPDGLPALLLSAPDVGAALASDDVVVTTDVNKAWNDSAHFADVNCLAIAGAAQQGVYANSGSTAIHGQVLREAPTAPQWSHFAVQAVVSFPTAQAASDFFTASQRGWAACSNRELNYAQPIGPPQVWSVGQTSTDHDVLAVSRVQQSPQRWACQRALTVHSNVAVDVEACSLAGPTAAASAIAGQIAGRLPSA from the coding sequence ATGACTCCCCGCCTGCCCGCGATCGCGGCACTGCTGTGCCTGTCGGTCAGCGGCTGCTCGGCCGTGACGGCGGGTATCGCGCAGCCTGCCGAACGTGCGCCGCTGACCAGCCCGGACGGCCTTCCGGCGCTGCTGCTCTCGGCGCCCGATGTGGGTGCGGCGCTGGCCAGCGACGACGTGGTCGTCACCACCGACGTAAACAAGGCGTGGAACGACAGCGCCCACTTCGCCGACGTGAACTGCCTGGCCATCGCCGGTGCTGCCCAGCAGGGGGTGTACGCCAACAGCGGGTCGACGGCCATCCACGGCCAGGTGCTGCGGGAGGCGCCGACGGCGCCGCAGTGGTCGCACTTCGCCGTGCAGGCAGTGGTGTCGTTCCCGACCGCGCAGGCCGCTTCGGACTTCTTCACAGCCTCGCAGCGCGGCTGGGCGGCCTGCTCGAACCGGGAGCTCAACTACGCCCAGCCGATCGGCCCGCCGCAGGTGTGGTCGGTTGGGCAGACCAGCACCGATCACGACGTGCTTGCGGTGTCGCGGGTGCAGCAGAGCCCGCAGCGATGGGCGTGCCAGCGGGCGCTGACCGTGCACAGCAATGTCGCGGTGGACGTCGAGGCGTGCAGCCTGGCTGGGCCAACAGCGGCGGCCAGTGCGATCGCCGGGCAGATCGCCGGGCGGCTGCCCTCGGCCTAG
- a CDS encoding YbhB/YbcL family Raf kinase inhibitor-like protein yields MAFPYNPYDFLPKLPSFTLTSTDFNDGEQWKNAQVSGIMGAGGEDVSPQLSWSGFPEETQSFAVTVYDPDAPTGSGFWHWAVANLPATVTELPSGVGDGSVLPGEALTLVNDAGIRRFLGAAPPQGHGYHRYYVAVHAVKVPKLELTEDASPAYLGFNLFMNSIARAVIHGTYEQN; encoded by the coding sequence ATGGCATTTCCGTACAACCCCTACGACTTCCTGCCCAAGCTGCCCAGTTTCACACTGACCAGCACCGACTTCAACGACGGCGAGCAGTGGAAGAACGCTCAGGTCAGTGGAATCATGGGCGCCGGCGGCGAAGACGTCTCGCCGCAGCTGAGCTGGTCGGGCTTTCCGGAGGAGACCCAGAGCTTCGCCGTCACCGTCTACGACCCCGACGCGCCCACCGGTTCCGGCTTCTGGCACTGGGCGGTGGCCAACCTGCCCGCTACCGTCACCGAACTTCCCTCCGGTGTCGGTGACGGCTCGGTGCTTCCGGGCGAGGCCCTGACATTGGTCAACGACGCCGGCATCCGCCGGTTCCTGGGTGCCGCCCCGCCGCAGGGGCACGGCTATCACCGCTACTACGTCGCCGTGCACGCGGTGAAGGTGCCGAAGCTGGAGCTGACCGAAGATGCCAGCCCGGCCTACCTCGGGTTCAACCTGTTCATGAATTCCATTGCGCGCGCGGTCATCCATGGCACGTACGAGCAGAACTAG
- a CDS encoding quinone-dependent dihydroorotate dehydrogenase, with amino-acid sequence MYDALRRAFFLVPAERIHTFVFGSLRAVTATNATREPLRRRLAPRDPVLASTVFGVRFPGPMGLAAGFDKDGLGLKTWGALGFGYAEVGTVTAQPQPGNPLPRLFRLPEDRALLNRMGFNNHGAGQLALQLARYRPDWPVGVNIGKSKVTPPEQAADDYRASARLLGPLADYLVVNVSSPNTPGLRDLQAVESLRPILSAVLDETSTPVLVKIAPDLSDEDVDAVADLAVELGLAGIVATNTTISRAGLRTPGVDELGPGGISGPPVARRSLEILRRLYGRVGKDLVLISVGGIETADDAWERITSGAALLQGYTGFIYGGGLWAKEIHDGIAARLRAGGFSSLSDAVGSAAR; translated from the coding sequence ATGTACGACGCGCTGCGGCGGGCATTCTTCCTGGTGCCGGCCGAACGCATCCACACGTTCGTATTCGGCTCGCTGCGCGCCGTGACCGCGACCAACGCCACCCGGGAACCGTTGCGCCGTCGGCTTGCACCGCGTGATCCGGTGCTGGCCAGCACCGTGTTCGGGGTGCGGTTCCCCGGACCCATGGGGTTGGCCGCCGGCTTCGACAAGGACGGCCTGGGACTGAAGACCTGGGGCGCGCTCGGATTCGGCTACGCAGAGGTCGGCACGGTCACGGCTCAGCCGCAGCCGGGCAACCCACTGCCGCGGTTGTTCCGCCTCCCCGAGGACCGCGCATTGCTCAACCGGATGGGCTTCAACAATCACGGCGCCGGGCAGTTGGCGCTGCAGCTGGCCCGCTATCGGCCCGATTGGCCCGTCGGGGTGAACATCGGCAAGTCCAAGGTCACCCCGCCGGAGCAGGCCGCCGACGATTACCGTGCCAGCGCACGACTACTCGGCCCGCTGGCCGACTACCTGGTGGTCAACGTCAGCTCCCCCAATACGCCCGGGCTTCGCGACCTGCAGGCGGTCGAATCGCTGCGGCCGATTCTGTCGGCGGTGTTGGACGAGACGTCGACGCCAGTTCTGGTGAAGATTGCCCCGGACCTGTCCGACGAGGATGTCGACGCCGTCGCCGATTTGGCCGTGGAATTGGGACTGGCCGGGATCGTCGCGACCAACACCACGATCTCGCGGGCCGGCCTGCGGACGCCCGGCGTCGACGAGCTCGGGCCGGGCGGTATTTCCGGGCCGCCGGTGGCGCGGCGGTCCCTGGAGATCCTGCGCCGGTTGTACGGGCGGGTCGGCAAGGACCTGGTGCTGATCAGTGTGGGTGGCATCGAGACCGCCGACGACGCGTGGGAGCGCATCACCTCCGGCGCCGCACTGCTGCAGGGCTACACCGGGTTCATCTACGGTGGCGGCTTGTGGGCCAAGGAGATTCACGACGGTATCGCCGCCCGACTGCGTGCCGGCGGATTCTCATCCTTGAGCGACGCAGTCGGATCGGCGGCGCGCTAG
- a CDS encoding YncE family protein: MLAFALLTGASSTACSTNPLATPPPTIEPAGPAVSPPPATRPAGEILPLGGNPDAAVFDERTGSLAVLTPGAEPQAPGTLTLFSSSGVPRELTLPGPATAIAGDNQGAAYLSTRGGYVTVDLTAGTATPVSINDEAGTDFTAIARRADGRLVLGSADGTAYTLGSDTAVAEKVKMFARVDAVVTEGNNAVVLDRGQTSVTSLNSEGRTQQALRAGEGATTMVADPLGRVLVTDTRAGQLLVFGVDPLIERQAYPVPEAPYGLAGSRNLTWVSQTASNMVVGYDLTTGIPVEKVRYPTVQQPNSLAFDDKSDTLYVVSAAGAGVQVIRNAAGGR; encoded by the coding sequence TTGCTGGCGTTTGCCCTGCTCACGGGCGCTAGCTCAACTGCTTGCTCGACAAATCCGCTGGCCACGCCGCCGCCCACGATCGAGCCGGCCGGCCCCGCGGTGTCCCCGCCACCGGCCACCCGTCCCGCCGGTGAGATCCTCCCGCTGGGCGGGAACCCGGATGCCGCGGTGTTCGACGAGCGGACCGGGTCGCTGGCGGTATTGACTCCCGGCGCCGAGCCGCAGGCCCCCGGGACCCTGACCTTGTTCAGCTCGTCGGGTGTTCCCCGCGAACTCACCCTGCCCGGCCCGGCGACGGCGATCGCCGGTGACAACCAGGGCGCGGCGTACCTGTCCACCCGTGGCGGTTACGTCACCGTCGACTTGACTGCGGGGACCGCCACCCCGGTGTCCATCAACGACGAGGCCGGCACCGACTTCACCGCGATCGCGCGCCGCGCCGACGGCCGGCTGGTGCTCGGCAGCGCCGACGGAACCGCCTACACCCTGGGTTCGGACACCGCCGTGGCGGAGAAGGTGAAGATGTTCGCGCGAGTCGACGCCGTGGTCACCGAGGGCAACAACGCGGTGGTCCTCGATCGCGGGCAGACCTCGGTGACCTCACTGAACAGCGAGGGCCGCACCCAGCAGGCGCTGCGCGCCGGTGAAGGCGCCACCACGATGGTGGCCGATCCGCTGGGCCGGGTGCTGGTGACCGATACCCGCGCCGGCCAGCTGCTGGTGTTCGGCGTCGATCCGCTGATCGAGCGGCAGGCCTACCCGGTGCCGGAGGCGCCGTACGGACTGGCCGGGTCCCGGAATCTGACGTGGGTTTCGCAAACCGCGTCGAACATGGTTGTTGGTTACGATTTAACGACTGGTATCCCTGTGGAAAAGGTGCGTTACCCGACCGTGCAGCAACCGAACTCGCTGGCTTTCGACGACAAGTCCGACACGCTCTACGTGGTGTCGGCAGCCGGTGCCGGGGTGCAGGTGATCCGCAACGCGGCGGGCGGCCGATGA
- a CDS encoding helix-turn-helix domain-containing protein — MSSYGGDLVREARKRAALTQRELAERAGTVQPVVARWESGRTAISLDDVRRLVRLCGFDLEIMLVPADDSDAAQARRLAGLTGQERLERHARLTRQLAALRAAN, encoded by the coding sequence ATGAGTAGTTACGGCGGTGATCTTGTCCGGGAAGCGCGCAAGCGCGCCGCGCTGACTCAACGCGAACTGGCCGAACGCGCAGGCACGGTGCAGCCCGTCGTGGCGCGCTGGGAATCTGGCCGCACCGCGATCAGCCTCGACGACGTTCGCCGTCTTGTTCGGTTGTGCGGCTTCGACCTGGAGATCATGCTGGTCCCCGCTGATGACAGCGACGCAGCCCAAGCCCGTCGTCTCGCCGGCCTCACCGGACAGGAACGCCTCGAGCGCCATGCCCGGCTCACGCGTCAACTGGCTGCGCTGCGCGCCGCGAACTGA